AAGCCCTGTTCAGCGCGCCCCAGGACATAGAATGGGCCTATGACGGAAAACAGTTCTGGATACTGCAGTCCCGGCCCATCACTGCAGTCTCGTCCCCGCCTGCCATGCCGGATGTGCAGTGGGGAAACCCGGTCAACCAAAAGCTGGCGCAGGGCCGGGTCATCTTCTGGTCCAACTGGAACACCCGGGAGAACATGGCCTATCCCCTAAAGCCCCTGGCCTGGTCGTTCTTCAACGACCTGCTGGTCCCGGTGATAGGGGATGTGCTGTACGGGGCCAAGCCCGGCTCGGTCCTTTCCCAATACAGCCAGTTCGTGGACCTGGTCAACGGCCGGGCCTACTGGAACATGTCGATGCTGGCCGGGCACCCCATTGCCGGGCGGATGATAATGCCGCACCTGGACAAGCTGGACCAGGAAGCGGCCACGGCCTTTTCCGAACTGCAAAAGCGCGGTGAATTTGTCCCGGTCAAGATACCGCTGCCCCGGCATCAGTTGATCCTTCCGCTGATAAAGGGTTTTGTAACCTTCATTTCATTTCCCTGGCTGGCCTCGCCCCGATGGATAGAAAAACGCTGTCAAAGGTTCCTGGTCCAGGTGCGGGATTATGTGGAACTTCCCCTGGAGAAGATGTCCACAGAACAGATGCTGGACGAGGCCCGGCGTTATGGGGACATCATCGCCCGGTTCGCCTTTCCCCTGCTGGTGGTGGCCAGCAAATCCTTGGTGGGACTTTGGGTGATAGATAGGCTGATAAAAAAATGGCCGGACCTGAAAAGCGGCGGCCTGCTGGCCGGGATCCCCGGCAACAAGACCACCGAAACGGCCCTGGAGCTTTACAAAATTTCTTTGGCACCGGAAGAGGTAAAGAAATGTTTTGCCCGCTCCGAGTTCGTCACTATTCAGGACGTGCACCGGGTCCGCCGGGAACTTGACCAAAGCCAGGCCGGCCGGGAGTTCCTGAAAAAGACAGCCGCCTTTCTGGAGGAATACGGCCACCGGGGCTCCAAGGACCTGGATGCAGGCCACCCCAGCTGGAAGGAGGATCCCACCTACATCTTTGCCATGCTCAAGGGTTACATGGGCCTGGGGCCGGAGGACCACAATCCCCTGGAGCAATTCCAGCGGGCGGTGGCCGGGCGGCTGGTGCTGGAGGCGGAGATCCGCTCCCGGCTGTCCCCTTTCAAGCGCCGGGTGTTTGACTGGGCGCTGAAGATGGTGCACGATTTCCTGCCTTGGCGGGAGAACGAAAAATTCTACGGGGTCAAGGTGTTTCCCGGCAGCCGCCGGATAATCGCCGAGATCGGCCGGCGCTACCTGCAGGCCGGGCTGATCGCAGAACCGGAGGACATATTCTTCCTGACCATACCGGAGATCGAGCAGCAGGAGAGGGGACGGGCACTGGATGCCGCCCAAATGAGTGAACTGATAACCGGGCGCAAGGCCCGCTGGCAGAAACAGACAGACAGCCCGGGCGAGTTCATAATCCGCAGCGACGGAATAAGGGTATTTGGATTGACAACCCCGGCAAAAGAAGGTAAAATATTAAAGGGAGTGGCGGCCTCGGGCGGCCTGGTCACCGGCATTGCCCGGATCATCCGGGACCCTTTGCAGGCCCACAGATTCCGGAAAGGCGAGATCCTGGTGGCGCCCTTTACCGAGCCGGGCTGGGCCCCGCTGTTCCTGTTGTCCAAAGCCCTGGTGATGGAAGTGGGCGGAAGCATCTGCCACGGGGCCATAGTGGCCAGGGAGTACGGGATACCGGCGGTGGTGGGGGCTAAAGGGGCGACCAAGATGATAAAGGACGGCGATATGATCACGGTGGACGGGGATGCGGGAACTGTGACAAAGATAGATTAAACAGGGTCTTCTAATAAATCATGTTAATCCGCTTACGCTTTATTTTCTGGCTTCTTCAATCGCCATAGCTTCAGCGGAGGCGCTCCTGTCAAAGAATATAAATATCATATAGAGGAATCATCATGCAAACATCACAGATCGATCACATCGGCATCGCGGTCAAGAACATTGAGGAAGCCGCCAAACTATACCAGGACTTAGGGCT
The window above is part of the bacterium genome. Proteins encoded here:
- a CDS encoding PEP/pyruvate-binding domain-containing protein, encoding MPEYILHKDQEWALATAGGKGASLQRLLRAGFKVPPFFCISTAAYDRFMAENGIKELTASINPEEAGTAIGNKILNSPFPAAIHDGISLGLAGLAKQVPAERFLAVRSSATCEDLPKHSFAGQHDSFLGVTTESGVLEAVKKCWASLWSVRAAAYRQAGGIDGAGAGMAVLVQLMVKAQSAGVIFTADPVSGRTDQMLVNAAKGLGDKLVSGLISPDEYSIDKTDGRITQRLSGKASVLSGEQIKELAALARQIEALFSAPQDIEWAYDGKQFWILQSRPITAVSSPPAMPDVQWGNPVNQKLAQGRVIFWSNWNTRENMAYPLKPLAWSFFNDLLVPVIGDVLYGAKPGSVLSQYSQFVDLVNGRAYWNMSMLAGHPIAGRMIMPHLDKLDQEAATAFSELQKRGEFVPVKIPLPRHQLILPLIKGFVTFISFPWLASPRWIEKRCQRFLVQVRDYVELPLEKMSTEQMLDEARRYGDIIARFAFPLLVVASKSLVGLWVIDRLIKKWPDLKSGGLLAGIPGNKTTETALELYKISLAPEEVKKCFARSEFVTIQDVHRVRRELDQSQAGREFLKKTAAFLEEYGHRGSKDLDAGHPSWKEDPTYIFAMLKGYMGLGPEDHNPLEQFQRAVAGRLVLEAEIRSRLSPFKRRVFDWALKMVHDFLPWRENEKFYGVKVFPGSRRIIAEIGRRYLQAGLIAEPEDIFFLTIPEIEQQERGRALDAAQMSELITGRKARWQKQTDSPGEFIIRSDGIRVFGLTTPAKEGKILKGVAASGGLVTGIARIIRDPLQAHRFRKGEILVAPFTEPGWAPLFLLSKALVMEVGGSICHGAIVAREYGIPAVVGAKGATKMIKDGDMITVDGDAGTVTKID